In the Populus trichocarpa isolate Nisqually-1 chromosome 8, P.trichocarpa_v4.1, whole genome shotgun sequence genome, TAATCACAATATTCTAAAGTGTTCaattaacctaaatacaaagagattatatatagactaaactaaaaatattattctacccttaataaataaaacaagatatatatatatatatatatatatatatatatatatatatatatatatatatatatatatatttcttaacaataTCCAAGTATGCGAAGGAAGCCTACATAACCAGGGAGGGCATCTGTACAAACCACAGTCCATCCATCCCACCAAAAACAAGCTGAAGAGAGCAAGGGGGCTATATGACAATTTCATTTTGCACACAATTCGCACCATAATCTCCTGGGAGACCAGCTGCCCTGCAGAACCCCACCACAAAACCCCTATCAAGCCTCACCTCTTTTGACTGAACCCTTGACGGTACGTTTCACAACCGGCATAGAAAAGGAATGTTACATGAAGAATACacaaaaaccaaagaaatgATCAAAGACAGAAGCTTTGTGACTCAGCCAATCCCACAAAGAAAGTAGAAACATAATGGAGATGCCCTCCCCCCTTCTCAATTACAAATTACGAAAGCACAGGTGAAGACACATATCATCACAAACCCAGTTTCATGTTCAAATTCACCAGCTCTCATCTTTGTTCATGAAGGATTACCTCTAGGCTTGTAACCACAACAATGCAAATGATATTTGTTTGTGACAAATTTCTAGCCCACATACCTCAACTGAGCAGAAGAAGGCAATTGCAGTAGTCCTGGAAAGTAAAGCAAGGATTCCTTGCCAAATTACTGATAAAAATATCGAAATGAACATGTATTTCCACCAAATTTTAAGTCCAGGAAAGTAAAGCAGGattctttgttatttcttatttggTTATGTTTTTTACTCTAATACTTTTTGGGTGATATTACAATATCTCATGAATTTCAGTTcaaatttacttgtttttttccgTTTcaattaccgatggaaataaGTGAAGGGGGGGGGTTGAAACTACAACGAAAATTATGAGGGctgattgaaacaaaataaactctGGAGGTGAAATTGAGCCACCCTGTAAACCTGGAGGGCTAAATTAAATGTTTGTTCCCTTGGCATGGGACCTAGACGAGGACGGAAATGGGAGCCCACgtagaaactttttatttttattattgatgaagGCAATGTTCCGtttaaactttatatatatataaaaacttttgtcttaaattatttttccatgtACTTGCATCTGCAGCATTTTTCAAACTCgtattttgtaaatatttgtaAAGCTAAAGACAAGTTGGtccaaattgacaaaaaaaagaagaagcagattTTGTGTTTCGCAAAAGCtaaagtaaagaaaattattaaattcctCAACAGTAATAATActatctccttttctttctctatgcATGGCTAATATTTGATTCCCAGTCCCCACTGGCCCTTTTGAGCTTAATAATTGTTTATCGAATCAATCTATGGCTTATGGGATCAATATAGGtcaaaatcttattaaaatcatttcattttattatataaaaaaacatcattgatgatgacTCAAATGGATTTGACTCAGTTCACTCAAAACTTGATTATGTTAATCAacagagtgtgtgtgtgtgagagagagagagagagagagagagcgagagagagagagagagcgcttTCCCTTCAAATCTTCGTGACAACTCTATGGATTTCTCTGTGTTTGACATCATATTCAAGCTATTATAACATAtccaaactaaaaacaaaatttaaaggtTTTTCAACAGAAACAAACGTGTTTGTAAAAGTTGGCTCTTCTTTTTCCAACCTATAGGTTCAGCTTGAGTCACGCTCTTTCACAAAGGAAATAAAGCAGAACTTaaaatcttttgatttgttggggAAAAAGAAGATTCCCAAGAGAAAAGAAGGCCATAACATGAGTGAACATTGCACAACCTcatcaatcaaaaaaaaaaaaaggtgaaaagtaAGTACTAGGTTGTGGAAGAAAGATGTGTTAGATGCTCAGCTTAACAAACAGTTATGGGGTTCATCAATCACTTGAAGTTCTAACAAAAAATAGATCATAGGATTAGTTTTTGTCTCCCTTTCTTTAATGGCTCTGTATTCTCACTTTCTGGTTCTCTATCTGTTCTTTGTATCTTCTGTTATATGCCAAGTTACAGGTGAGTTCTTCTTGACTCTGCAAccttattgtttattttaaggatattttcttttcattttgtacACTGTGCTAGCTACGTTGTAACACAAAGATATAGATACCATCTTGTTTTCTTGTTGGGGGATCTTAAGCATGTTTTCATTCTCTTGCGATGATAGCAGTAATAGCAATCTCTTTCTTAAAGATTGGCGAtgatccctttttctttttgtgctgtGAATTGGAGTTTGTAATATAGATGAAAatccaagaaattaatataaccAATTTCAAAATGCAGAATTTATCAGTATAGATTGTGGAGGCACAAGTAATTACACTGATCCAAGAACTGGACTAGCATGGGTTTCAGACAACGGTACAATCATGAAGTATGGAAAATCATCAGAAGCACAGGTTTCAAATGGAAATACGCAGTATCAAAGACGGCGAGACTTTCCTATAGACAGCAACAAGTACTGTTACACTCTAGGTACCAAAGAGAGAAGGCGGTATCTTGTCCGTGCCACTTTTCAATATGGAAGTTCGGAAAATGAAGATGCCTACCCCAAATTTGATCTCTACTTGGACACAACAAAGTGGTCGACTATGGTAGTATTGGATGCTTCAAGAGTGTATGTGAAGGAAATGATTATCAGGGCTCCTTCAAGTTCAATTGATGTGTGCATATGCTGTGCTACAACTGGTTCTCCCTTCATATCCACTCTAGAATTGCGACCTCTCAACCTTTCAATGTATGCCACTGATTTTGAGGATAATTTCTTCTTAGAGGTAGCAGCTAGAGTAAATTTTGGTGCTTTAAGCAAGGATGCCATAAGGTTAGCTGATTTCCAATTGTTGCAGAAAGATAACATGGAATTAATTGAGCACTTCATTAATTAGCTTTCCACTCACTTCTCTGTTAAATCTAGTTCTTGTGCAACATGGAAAGATGTCAAAATGTAAAACATTTGCCTCTCTCAGGTACCCGGATGATCCATATGACAGAATTTGGGGTTCAGATCTCGAGAAAAGGCAAAACTACCTTGTAGGGGTGGCCCCTGGCACAGTTAGAATCAATACATCGAAGTACGTAGACACTAGGACTAGAGAATACCCTCCAGTTAAAGTAATGCAAACAGCTGTTGTTGGCACTGAAGGAATACTAAGCTATAGGTTGAATCTTGAAGATTTCCCTGCAAATGCTCGAGCTTATGCATATTTTGCCGAAATTGAAGACTTGGGAGCCAATGAGACTCGGAAATTCAAATTACAGCAACCTTTCTTATCTGACTACAGCAATGCAGTGGTAAATATAGCAGAAAATGCCAATGGAAGCTACACTCTTTATGAACCCAGCTACATGAATGTGTCTCTGGATTTTGTTCTTTCATTCTCTTTTGCCAAGACCCGAGATTCTACACTAGGACCACTCTTAAATGCGATTGAGATTAGTAAATACCTAAAGATTGAACCGAAGACTGACAGCAAAGATGGTAAGCCTACAACCTCAGCCTACTACTAATCCTAAAAACCATCTGTACGCAGAGTTCCAAATCATTAtgttttgcttaatttttccTAATAGTATGAGAAAGAACGTGCTTGACCAATATTAGCTGTATGAATAATTACAACTTTAATTGCCAGTGACTGTTCTCAATGCCCTTCGCTTTCTGTCTGCTGAAAGTGCTTGGGCAAATGAACAAGGCGATCCTTGTGTTCCTGCTCACTGGGAATGGGTGAATTGCTCCTCAACCACACCACCAAGAATCACAAAAATGTAACCTCTTCTCACTTAGTTAATTCCAGatcattttcatatatttcatTCTGGACAGTGCATTTTGGCATTTTAGACTCTTAGTGTTTGAAAAACGCTAGTAGTTGCAGTTGGTATGGATACTCATTACTCCATTCATATCTATTCATTGATTTGTCAACTAGAGTTCTTGCTTTGCCATGCTTAACTGAATGCTACAGTTATGAATtcaaagaaacaataaattcatCATGCCATGGAAATTCATTTGATATACTTGATCTAAAAGCTCATAGAACAGCCAATGCCGCAATATTAAAAGGTGTTGCTAACTTGCAATGGACTCCATAAATTTTTCCACATAATTAAGTAGTTAATGTTTCTGACTTTCTAAGATCCTTATAAGAGTGACTCTGCTGACCTGCTGAACAGTGCATTGTCAGGAAAGAACCTGAAAGGAGAGATTCCACCTGAGATTAACAACATGGAGCAATTGACAGAGTTGTAAGTGATGTTGTGCAATAGTTGAGTTGTACTACTTCATATTTTGATCCATcttaatccttttcttttttcttaggtGGTTGGATGGTAACTTCCTTACAGGGCCTATCCCTGGTATAAGCAATCTCGTTAATTTGAAAATTGTGTAAGCTTTGAAATTCATGCTTTACATTCCATCAGTTTATCCTAAAACTGCAGTTTCTACTAGTGCATGTTTCTGCAAATTTACCTGTAGAACAACTGACTAGTCCTTGCCTGCTTTATTCAATGGTCATCCAGGCATCTGGAGAACAACAAACTGAATGGTCCATTGCCCAAGTACCTTGGCAGTTTGCCTAAATTACAGGCACTGTAAGTAGCACTCTTGACTTATTTAACTGTCTCTATACACTATATATGATGATTCACCCTTCACCAGACTCTTGATTGCAATATGAAGTACAATTAATCTTTTGATCCTAGGCGGTAATGCTTCCATGACACTGCTATGATACTCATTAACTGTGAAATGCCTTCGTGACAGGTACATACAGAACAACTCCTTTAGTGGGGAAATACCTTCAGAATTTTTAACTGGAAAAGTTATCTTTAAGTGAGTATTTCGAATTGTTTTATGTCATCGCTTACCCCTTGgcttatatgataataaaagatGTGCCTAGCTTTTGTTCCATAGGAAACTGGTATAGAGAATAAGATGCAAGAACCATCAAATCGTATGCCTCAGAACATTTATAAAGAGCTACGATATTATTCTCTTGCAGTTATGAACATAATCCTGGGCTACACAAAGAGGCAAGAAAAAAGATGCACTTGAAGTTGATAGTTGGAATTTCGATTGGCATACTTGCAGGTCTATTAGTTGTTGTGATAGGAAGTTTACTATTCTTGCGTAATCTTCAAAGAAAGACATCTCATAAAAAAAGTGAAGTCCAAGGtctgtatatatatacacacacacctCAGTTATATTCATGTTGCATAGCAAATTTTTGTGCATTTCTCAAGTATTCTTGAGTCTGTCAGGTAATTCTTTGCGTGCAAGTACCAAGCCTTCGACTGCGTATTCTGTAGCACGGGGTTGGCATATGATGGATGAAGGAGTTTCATACTATATTCCGCTCCCTGAGCTTGAAGAAGCTACCAAGaatttttccaagaaaatagGCAGAGGAAGTTTTGGGACTGTCTACTATGGGCAAATGAAAGACGGAAAAGAAGTGGCAGTTAAGATAATGGCTGACTCGTCCACTCATCTGACGCTGCAGTTTGTGACTGAGGTAACTTTATGTCACCCCACATAATTTGTTGGAGTTAGAGATTTGAAACTTTGAAGGTTTAAAGAACAAGAAACTTAGTTAGCATAAGATCAGACCAAGAAATGAAGCAACTATCATGAACTTCAAAGGGCTGGTTAATTAACTACATTAACGTACCTGCAGGTTGCCCTCTTGTCAAGAATTCATCATAGGAACTTGGTTCCTCTGCTTGGATATTGTGAAGAAGAACATCAGCGTATTCTGGTTTATGAATACATGCACAATGGAACTTTGCGCGATCACATTCATGGTCTGCAATCTGCACATTACAATTGCTTTATTTTCCACCCTTCTGTTTCTTTATTAGAAACATTTCCATTTAAATCAATGAGATGACCTTCTAATAGGTCCTGTCAACCAGAAGCGCTTGGATTGGCTAGCTCGTTTGCAGATCGCAGAGGATGCAGCAAAAGGTTAATATCGAACTTCTAGTTTGTTTATTATGCATTAGTATTTTGGTTTACAATTTCACAATATAAACACATATTTAGATGCTTGTAGGACTTGAATACTTGCACACCGGATGCAACCCCAGTATCATCCACCGAGATGTTAAAACAAGCAACATTCTCCTAGACATCAATATGAGAGCAAAAGTGTCAGATTTTGGGCTCTCAAGGCAAGCTGAAGAAGATTTAACCCATGTATCAAGTGTGGCGCGAGGAACAGTCGGCTACCTGGATCCTGAGTAAGCCACCTTCATCAGTTGTGCATACCCATCATTCTCTACTACTTCTGCTCGTGCTTCACCAATCGTGTAACTGCTTCTTCAGGTACTATGCAAATCAGCAATTGACTGAAAAAAGTGATGTCTACAGCTTTGGAGTAGTTCTCTTAGAACTGGTATCAGGAAAAAAACCTGTCTCAACAGAAGATTTTGGTTCTGAATTGAACATTGTTCATTGGGTATGCACTTCTTGCTATCACCACTCTCTTCAAAGGCATATAGTCATCTTTCTTGAATTGAAGCCCATATATTTCTATTATGCTCACTACATACGAAACCAAATTAAGGCTTAATCATCCTCATGAGCTGCTATCTTCTGCAGGCAAGGTCCTTGATTCGTAAAGGAGATGTGATGAGCATTGTAGATCCTGTTCTAATTGGAAATGCCAAGATTGAGTCCATCTGGAGGATTGCTGAAGTTGCAATCCAATGCGTAGAACAACGAGCATTTTCTCGGCCAAGGATGCATGAAATAATTTTGGCTATACAAGAAGC is a window encoding:
- the LOC7480940 gene encoding probable LRR receptor-like serine/threonine-protein kinase At1g67720; this translates as MALYSHFLVLYLFFVSSVICQVTEFISIDCGGTSNYTDPRTGLAWVSDNGTIMKYGKSSEAQVSNGNTQYQRRRDFPIDSNKYCYTLGTKERRRYLVRATFQYGSSENEDAYPKFDLYLDTTKWSTMVVLDASRVYVKEMIIRAPSSSIDVCICCATTGSPFISTLELRPLNLSMYATDFEDNFFLEVAARVNFGALSKDAIRYPDDPYDRIWGSDLEKRQNYLVGVAPGTVRINTSKYVDTRTREYPPVKVMQTAVVGTEGILSYRLNLEDFPANARAYAYFAEIEDLGANETRKFKLQQPFLSDYSNAVVNIAENANGSYTLYEPSYMNVSLDFVLSFSFAKTRDSTLGPLLNAIEISKYLKIEPKTDSKDVTVLNALRFLSAESAWANEQGDPCVPAHWEWVNCSSTTPPRITKIALSGKNLKGEIPPEINNMEQLTELWLDGNFLTGPIPGISNLVNLKIVHLENNKLNGPLPKYLGSLPKLQALYIQNNSFSGEIPSEFLTGKVIFNYEHNPGLHKEARKKMHLKLIVGISIGILAGLLVVVIGSLLFLRNLQRKTSHKKSEVQGNSLRASTKPSTAYSVARGWHMMDEGVSYYIPLPELEEATKNFSKKIGRGSFGTVYYGQMKDGKEVAVKIMADSSTHLTLQFVTEVALLSRIHHRNLVPLLGYCEEEHQRILVYEYMHNGTLRDHIHGPVNQKRLDWLARLQIAEDAAKGLEYLHTGCNPSIIHRDVKTSNILLDINMRAKVSDFGLSRQAEEDLTHVSSVARGTVGYLDPEYYANQQLTEKSDVYSFGVVLLELVSGKKPVSTEDFGSELNIVHWARSLIRKGDVMSIVDPVLIGNAKIESIWRIAEVAIQCVEQRAFSRPRMHEIILAIQEANKIEKGTDGSQKQQSASSKAQSSRKTLLTSFLEIESPDLSNGCLVPAAR